One genomic region from Paenibacillus antri encodes:
- a CDS encoding arsenate reductase family protein, which produces MTTVTAYIYPKCSTCRDAMRSLEAKGVRPEKIDLFETPPSKEQLRSFWELSGLPLKKFLNTSGEVYKEMNLKDRIPRMSEDDILELLASNGRLIKRPIVVDGKRITVGFKEEQYKEIWS; this is translated from the coding sequence ATGACGACCGTCACCGCATATATTTACCCGAAGTGCAGCACCTGCCGCGACGCCATGAGGTCGTTGGAGGCTAAGGGAGTGCGGCCCGAGAAGATCGATCTGTTCGAGACGCCGCCTTCGAAGGAGCAGCTGCGGTCGTTCTGGGAGCTTAGCGGTCTGCCTTTGAAAAAGTTCCTGAACACCTCTGGCGAAGTATACAAGGAGATGAACCTGAAAGATCGCATCCCGCGCATGAGCGAGGACGACATCTTGGAATTGCTCGCCTCGAACGGCCGGCTGATCAAGCGGCCGATCGTCGTCGACGGCAAGCGGATCACCGTCGGGTTCAAAGAAGAGCAATATAAGGAGATCTGGTCATGA
- a CDS encoding aminotransferase class I/II-fold pyridoxal phosphate-dependent enzyme gives MTFVQPSERLGRLGSSIFSEVASWRAEAAASGLDVIDLGIGSPDKPPAEAVRRTLAEAAMREDMYGYPSSEGSPAFRRAAVDWLKHRFGVEVDPAEETTVLMGSQDGLGHLALAVTNPDDIAILPDPGYPIYGAGLAVAGVVPYPVPLRESNGYLFDFASIPEDVARRAKLIVVNYPSNPLSAVADRSFYESLISFAKQYGILVVHDAAYSELAFDGYRPMSILELPGAKDAAIEFHSLSKSFNMAGCRIGFAVGHAPAIRALRTLKANLDYGVFIAAQEAGIRAFAEDLSNEGAKAAAVYQSRRDVFVEAMREAGWIVPKPRATMFVWARVPQGWTSRQISQEICRRTGVVVVPGNAFGVEGEGYVRIALVQEEGRLLEAARRIGEFFREEGLKVE, from the coding sequence ATGACCTTCGTGCAACCGTCCGAGCGGCTCGGCCGGCTCGGTTCTTCGATCTTCAGCGAGGTCGCGTCTTGGCGCGCGGAGGCCGCCGCGTCGGGGCTCGACGTCATCGACCTCGGCATCGGGAGTCCGGACAAGCCGCCGGCGGAAGCGGTTCGCCGGACGCTCGCCGAAGCCGCGATGCGCGAGGATATGTACGGCTACCCTTCTTCGGAAGGGAGTCCGGCGTTCCGGCGAGCGGCCGTCGACTGGCTGAAGCATCGTTTCGGCGTCGAGGTCGATCCGGCGGAGGAGACGACCGTCCTCATGGGCTCGCAGGACGGCCTCGGCCATCTCGCGCTGGCCGTGACGAATCCCGACGACATCGCGATATTGCCCGATCCGGGGTACCCGATCTACGGAGCGGGACTGGCCGTCGCGGGCGTAGTGCCGTATCCGGTTCCGCTTCGGGAGAGCAACGGCTACTTGTTCGACTTCGCGTCGATCCCGGAGGACGTCGCCCGCCGCGCGAAGCTGATCGTCGTCAACTACCCGAGCAACCCGCTCAGCGCCGTGGCGGATCGTTCGTTCTATGAATCATTAATTTCATTCGCTAAACAATACGGCATCTTAGTCGTTCACGACGCGGCGTATTCCGAGCTCGCCTTCGACGGGTATCGCCCGATGAGCATCCTCGAGCTTCCGGGGGCGAAGGACGCGGCGATCGAATTTCACTCGCTGTCGAAGAGCTTTAACATGGCGGGCTGCCGCATCGGCTTCGCCGTCGGGCATGCCCCTGCGATCCGAGCCTTGCGCACGCTGAAGGCGAACCTCGATTACGGCGTCTTCATCGCCGCGCAGGAAGCGGGCATTCGCGCGTTCGCGGAAGATCTGTCGAACGAAGGCGCGAAAGCCGCCGCCGTCTATCAGTCCCGGCGCGACGTGTTTGTCGAAGCGATGCGCGAGGCCGGATGGATCGTCCCGAAGCCGAGGGCGACGATGTTCGTCTGGGCGCGCGTGCCGCAAGGGTGGACGTCTCGACAAATTTCCCAGGAAATTTGTCGGCGAACCGGCGTTGTTGTCGTTCCGGGCAACGCGTTCGGTGTCGAAGGAGAAGGATACGTGCGCATCGCCTTGGTGCAAGAGGAAGGCAGATTGCTGGAGGCGGCGCGGCGGATCGGCGAATTTTTCCGCGAGGAAGGGCTAAAAGTCGAATAA
- a CDS encoding carbohydrate-binding family 9-like protein encodes MQYVCRYIDAKPEEAIPWARVDAASLKDVVTGGVPRQRTEAKAVWTKDALRIRFECEDDFISAAMTKRDDPLYDEDVVEVFIDEEGTGKRYMELEINPLNTVFDARIANDLEGNIQVDTSWDAEGLHTAAVREAGKTTYEISIPFENFEKRPDIGTTWRWNLYRIDADPSGRRHFWAWSPTGAVDFHRSGRFGALVFAASDR; translated from the coding sequence ATGCAATATGTATGTCGTTACATCGACGCGAAACCCGAAGAGGCGATTCCTTGGGCGCGCGTGGATGCGGCGTCTCTGAAAGACGTCGTCACGGGCGGCGTCCCCCGGCAGCGCACGGAAGCGAAAGCCGTATGGACGAAGGACGCCTTGCGCATTCGGTTCGAATGCGAAGACGATTTCATCTCCGCGGCGATGACGAAGCGGGACGATCCGCTCTACGACGAAGACGTCGTCGAAGTATTTATCGACGAAGAGGGAACCGGGAAGCGATACATGGAGCTGGAGATCAACCCGCTGAACACGGTGTTCGACGCCAGAATCGCGAACGATCTTGAAGGGAACATTCAAGTCGATACGTCGTGGGATGCGGAAGGTCTGCATACGGCGGCGGTCCGGGAAGCGGGGAAGACGACGTACGAGATCTCGATTCCGTTCGAAAATTTCGAAAAGCGGCCGGACATCGGGACGACATGGCGATGGAACCTGTACAGAATCGACGCGGATCCTTCGGGGCGGCGCCATTTCTGGGCGTGGTCGCCGACGGGCGCCGTCGATTTTCACCGATCCGGGCGATTCGGCGCCCTCGTATTCGCCGCATCGGATCGCTGA
- a CDS encoding RidA family protein translates to MENKINSYGTEVVPFSVTTQSDTLLFISGQGGFDPITGELAAHDLEGQTVRTIQNVAAILSQSGVTLEDILKVNVYLSDRKHYEGFNRIYAELIPRPYPARTLVYCELNFDLLVEIDVIARLKRK, encoded by the coding sequence TTGGAAAATAAGATCAACTCGTACGGCACGGAAGTCGTCCCCTTCTCCGTAACGACGCAATCGGACACCTTGCTGTTTATCTCGGGGCAAGGCGGATTCGATCCGATCACGGGCGAGCTGGCGGCGCACGATCTAGAAGGGCAAACCGTGCGCACGATTCAAAACGTCGCGGCGATCCTGTCGCAATCGGGAGTTACGCTGGAAGACATTCTCAAAGTCAACGTGTACCTTTCCGATCGCAAGCATTACGAGGGATTTAACCGGATTTACGCCGAGCTGATCCCCCGCCCCTATCCGGCGCGAACGCTTGTCTATTGCGAATTGAACTTCGACCTGCTCGTCGAGATCGACGTCATCGCAAGGCTGAAGCGCAAATAA
- a CDS encoding ABC transporter substrate-binding protein, giving the protein MKLRWWKVRGIVAALLAVMVALSACSGGGTKSGTEDPPVETPPATDETKTPPADEAKPEPEPAPEDRQPVELTIHGWFFSPALKATIAAFMEEHPWITIKENTSINQAVINNIIAGEESDLVILDRGLTEWVSNGNDLLEDLKPYIAVDERMQNAKMVEGLLESFTTGGKTYALPWTDIPMWIAVNKEMLSKYGMEMPGKDWTYDDLLEMAKTATNKDANDWGMFGLAGDMNDIRAIANGSAGSARLLSEDRTKSVANTPEVLADLQWSQDLIRKWNVQPNPEQIKENGFNADPAVNFVNGNVLFITGVDWILPTLQQATFEWDVLPFPRGTERQVTLHQVGPMSMVKASKHKEEAFMFLSYLFSEKAQKLSIDNGSGSWVISPEIDAHYAQASIWSGKDVEAVKMSAQMCCYWNDMNVMDLGDYVNSVSARISRIMTEGGDFSEVIPFVEEYNRKAADTRKALGW; this is encoded by the coding sequence TTGAAATTACGATGGTGGAAGGTTCGAGGCATTGTCGCTGCGCTGCTTGCGGTCATGGTTGCGTTGTCTGCATGTTCCGGGGGCGGAACGAAATCCGGGACGGAGGATCCGCCGGTCGAGACGCCGCCCGCGACCGACGAGACGAAGACGCCGCCTGCCGACGAGGCGAAACCGGAGCCGGAGCCGGCTCCCGAAGACCGACAGCCCGTCGAGCTGACGATTCACGGCTGGTTTTTCAGCCCGGCGCTGAAGGCGACGATCGCGGCTTTCATGGAAGAGCATCCTTGGATCACGATCAAGGAGAACACCTCGATCAACCAGGCCGTCATTAACAACATCATCGCCGGCGAGGAATCCGACCTCGTTATTCTGGACCGCGGGTTGACGGAATGGGTATCGAACGGCAACGACCTGTTGGAAGACTTGAAGCCTTACATCGCCGTGGACGAAAGAATGCAGAACGCGAAGATGGTCGAAGGCTTGCTGGAATCGTTCACGACCGGCGGCAAGACGTACGCCCTCCCGTGGACGGACATCCCGATGTGGATCGCCGTCAACAAAGAGATGCTGAGCAAATACGGCATGGAGATGCCCGGCAAAGACTGGACGTACGACGACTTGCTCGAGATGGCGAAGACGGCGACGAACAAGGACGCCAACGACTGGGGCATGTTCGGCCTCGCCGGCGACATGAACGATATCCGCGCCATCGCGAACGGCAGCGCGGGCAGCGCCCGGCTGCTGAGCGAAGACCGGACGAAGAGCGTCGCGAATACGCCGGAGGTGCTGGCCGATCTGCAGTGGTCGCAGGATTTGATCCGCAAGTGGAACGTGCAGCCGAATCCGGAGCAAATCAAGGAGAACGGCTTTAACGCCGATCCGGCCGTGAACTTCGTCAACGGGAACGTGTTGTTCATCACCGGGGTGGATTGGATCTTGCCGACGCTCCAGCAGGCGACCTTCGAGTGGGACGTTCTTCCGTTCCCGCGCGGCACCGAGCGGCAAGTCACGCTGCACCAGGTCGGCCCGATGTCGATGGTGAAAGCGTCGAAGCATAAGGAAGAAGCGTTCATGTTCCTCAGCTATCTCTTCAGCGAGAAAGCGCAGAAGCTTAGCATCGACAACGGTTCGGGCTCTTGGGTCATCAGTCCGGAGATCGACGCGCATTACGCGCAAGCGAGCATCTGGAGCGGGAAGGACGTCGAAGCGGTCAAGATGTCCGCGCAGATGTGCTGCTACTGGAACGATATGAACGTGATGGACCTCGGCGATTACGTGAACAGCGTCAGCGCGAGGATCAGTCGGATTATGACGGAAGGCGGGGACTTCAGCGAGGTGATCCCGTTCGTCGAGGAGTATAATCGGAAAGCGGCCGATACTCGCAAAGCGTTAGGCTGGTAA
- a CDS encoding ABC transporter ATP-binding protein, with the protein MGNVAFDHVYKFYKGETRPSVNDFHLEIEDGEFLVMVGPSGCGKSTTLRMLAGLEEVSKGDIYIDGKFMNFVSPKDRDIAMVFQNYALYPNLTVYENMALGLQLHKVAKHEIELRVNRAARMLEITPFLAKKPSQLSGGQKQRVALGRALVREPKVFLMDEPLSNLDAKLRTQTRMEIAKLHSQLKTTVVYVTHDQTEAMTMGTRIVVMKDGNIQQVAPPQQLYDEPANLFVAGFIGTPQMNFIDGAIVESGGEFFFETKRLRLKIPENHVPEIQSAKTNLRQVVMGVRPEHVACEPWAIERYPDWQAAASVEMREPMGSDTYLYATVGEHTFTLRTEPHAPARPGDPIRIAVRMDKARFFDRESGLAFAYREGRS; encoded by the coding sequence ATGGGGAACGTGGCATTCGACCATGTATATAAGTTTTATAAAGGGGAGACTCGGCCGTCGGTCAACGATTTTCACCTAGAGATTGAAGACGGCGAGTTTCTCGTCATGGTCGGACCTTCGGGCTGCGGCAAGTCGACGACGCTCCGCATGCTGGCCGGCTTGGAGGAGGTGTCGAAGGGAGACATCTACATCGACGGGAAGTTCATGAACTTCGTATCCCCCAAGGACCGGGATATCGCGATGGTATTCCAAAATTACGCGTTATACCCGAACTTGACGGTATATGAAAACATGGCGTTGGGCTTGCAGCTGCATAAGGTCGCCAAACACGAGATCGAGCTTCGCGTCAATCGGGCGGCCAGAATGCTGGAAATTACGCCGTTCCTCGCGAAGAAGCCGAGCCAGCTGTCCGGCGGGCAGAAGCAGCGCGTCGCGTTGGGCCGCGCGCTCGTGCGGGAGCCGAAGGTATTCCTCATGGACGAACCGCTGTCGAACCTGGACGCGAAGCTGCGGACGCAAACCCGGATGGAAATCGCCAAGCTGCACAGCCAGCTGAAGACGACGGTCGTCTACGTCACCCACGATCAGACGGAAGCGATGACGATGGGGACGCGCATCGTGGTCATGAAGGACGGCAACATTCAGCAGGTAGCCCCCCCGCAGCAGCTGTACGACGAGCCCGCGAATTTGTTCGTGGCGGGATTTATCGGCACGCCGCAGATGAATTTCATCGACGGCGCGATCGTCGAGTCGGGAGGAGAGTTCTTTTTCGAAACGAAGCGCCTGCGCCTGAAAATTCCGGAAAACCATGTGCCCGAGATCCAGTCGGCCAAGACGAATTTGCGGCAGGTCGTCATGGGGGTGCGCCCGGAACATGTCGCATGCGAGCCATGGGCGATCGAACGATATCCCGACTGGCAAGCCGCCGCCTCGGTCGAGATGCGGGAGCCGATGGGCTCGGATACGTATCTGTACGCGACGGTCGGCGAGCATACGTTCACGCTGCGGACGGAGCCGCATGCGCCCGCGCGTCCGGGCGACCCGATCCGAATCGCCGTTCGGATGGATAAGGCTCGATTTTTCGATCGGGAGAGCGGCCTTGCGTTCGCGTACCGGGAGGGACGTTCATGA
- a CDS encoding extracellular solute-binding protein translates to MKKSGRIARRLAVAGAAAACAAALVWRFASTEPAAYPVVAEERLYDLIGAPADDEGPAPYLQWIRGEAVRSMPMAEGAASAVLATDYSAASEEATLRIRYDEAKQANVLDWNNPEGWVEWKVEAPEDGWYDIVVDYAGLPGSYSNIVRGIQIDGEYPFREARRIGFERMWRDGKFPYDRNAIDNEIRPVQTEVSKWTSKRLADHSLSPEPLRFALAEGEHTIRLVGVKEPLSIHRIALASPEPIPTYSEYAARLPKSETSSAWHSRVEAERFAYKTSTRTRPISISEPHVSPDPEGRIVYNVLGGTNWQDPGDSVAWEVDVPETGAYAIDIKSFRGYNGSASVYRTIKIDGGVPFRELLRYEFEANSAMDIAPLADEQGNPYLFYLTEGKHLLEMTVDNSTIRPVIFALNRLSGDISEIERKVRAVSGNYGYGGVVNVDPSRVWEMDKYDPEMESKLIAIRDEIALVSAYLKGLYQGETDSTTALDDAVSRLNGLLRDVDNLPNDVAAFAEIKSNLNTWTKTIENQPMHLDFIVVRAPGADPEYRLPDTWDKVRYAGVNFARSFFQPYDAGVAEEEGALTVWVQRGRDYVDLLESMIAQEFTPRTGIPVNVNLVANQNVLLMSAAAGQQPDVALGFGMEVPADFAMRGAALDLTDFENFEDVFRRFNPGVMRSYTVDGKVYALPETVTYNMLFVRTDILEELGLAPPNTWEDVLAMLPTLQENAMTFMFPKLSTLDQGAMTFMSRKPDFITPYYQHGADFYAADGLRPTLNSEEGYAAFKQWTDWFAKYDLPRDVPEFFNHFRFGSIPVGVGDISMYIQLTVAAPELAGQWKMLPIPGIESPDGTIARWTSQGLASAMILSAGERKEEAWKFLEWWTSDDVQSRYANDIESLAGVEYRWHSANLNAMRSVPWTEEELLAITEQWRWAKNMPFVPGYYMLPREMDFAWNRTLLEGDPPREALEEAQMSLMREMRRKQVEFGIEPGDGWKIETYDEPYGKE, encoded by the coding sequence ATGAAGAAATCCGGGAGGATCGCAAGACGACTTGCCGTCGCGGGGGCGGCGGCCGCTTGCGCGGCGGCGCTCGTCTGGCGGTTCGCGTCGACCGAGCCGGCCGCGTACCCCGTCGTCGCCGAAGAGAGGCTGTACGACTTGATCGGAGCGCCGGCGGACGACGAAGGCCCCGCGCCTTACCTCCAATGGATTCGCGGCGAAGCGGTTCGATCGATGCCGATGGCGGAAGGAGCGGCCTCCGCGGTGCTCGCGACGGACTATTCGGCCGCCTCGGAAGAAGCGACCCTTCGAATCCGTTACGACGAGGCGAAACAGGCGAACGTCCTCGATTGGAACAATCCGGAGGGGTGGGTGGAATGGAAGGTGGAAGCGCCGGAGGACGGATGGTACGACATCGTCGTCGATTACGCGGGGCTTCCGGGCAGTTACTCGAATATCGTTCGGGGCATCCAGATCGACGGCGAATACCCGTTCCGCGAGGCGAGAAGGATCGGGTTCGAACGAATGTGGCGGGACGGCAAGTTCCCGTACGACCGCAACGCGATCGATAACGAGATTCGGCCGGTTCAAACGGAAGTGTCGAAGTGGACGTCGAAGCGGCTTGCGGATCATTCGCTTTCCCCGGAGCCGCTTCGGTTCGCGCTCGCGGAAGGAGAGCACACGATCCGGCTCGTTGGCGTGAAGGAACCCCTGTCCATCCATCGAATCGCGTTGGCTTCGCCGGAGCCGATCCCGACCTATTCGGAGTATGCCGCCCGGCTGCCGAAATCCGAAACTTCGAGCGCGTGGCATAGCCGTGTGGAGGCCGAACGGTTCGCATACAAGACGTCGACGAGAACTCGACCGATCAGCATCAGCGAGCCGCACGTGTCGCCCGACCCGGAAGGCCGTATCGTCTATAACGTGCTTGGGGGCACGAATTGGCAGGACCCCGGCGATTCGGTCGCATGGGAGGTGGACGTCCCGGAGACCGGCGCGTACGCGATCGATATCAAATCGTTCCGCGGGTATAACGGCAGCGCGAGCGTCTATCGAACGATCAAGATCGACGGCGGCGTGCCGTTCCGCGAACTGCTTCGATACGAATTCGAGGCGAATTCCGCCATGGACATCGCGCCGCTTGCCGACGAGCAAGGAAATCCGTATTTATTTTATTTAACGGAAGGGAAGCATCTGCTGGAGATGACCGTCGACAACTCGACGATACGGCCCGTCATCTTCGCATTGAACCGATTGAGCGGCGATATTAGCGAAATCGAGCGGAAGGTTCGCGCCGTCTCCGGAAATTACGGGTACGGCGGCGTCGTGAACGTCGATCCGTCCAGAGTATGGGAGATGGATAAGTACGATCCTGAGATGGAGTCGAAGCTGATCGCCATAAGAGACGAGATCGCGCTCGTCAGCGCATACCTGAAAGGGTTGTACCAAGGCGAGACGGATTCGACGACCGCTCTGGACGACGCCGTCAGCCGTTTGAACGGGTTGCTTCGGGACGTCGATAACTTGCCTAACGACGTAGCCGCGTTCGCGGAAATCAAATCGAATTTGAATACGTGGACGAAGACGATCGAAAATCAACCGATGCATCTCGACTTTATCGTCGTGCGCGCGCCGGGAGCGGATCCGGAGTACCGATTGCCGGACACTTGGGATAAGGTTCGGTATGCCGGCGTCAACTTCGCGCGATCGTTCTTCCAGCCTTACGACGCGGGGGTCGCGGAAGAAGAGGGGGCTTTGACGGTTTGGGTCCAACGGGGAAGAGATTACGTGGACTTGCTCGAGTCGATGATCGCTCAAGAGTTCACCCCGAGGACGGGGATTCCGGTCAACGTCAACTTGGTCGCGAACCAGAACGTGCTGTTGATGAGCGCGGCGGCCGGCCAGCAGCCGGACGTAGCGCTCGGGTTCGGGATGGAAGTTCCCGCCGATTTCGCCATGCGCGGCGCGGCTTTGGATTTGACGGATTTCGAAAATTTCGAAGACGTGTTCCGCCGGTTTAACCCGGGCGTGATGCGTTCGTACACGGTAGACGGCAAAGTGTATGCGCTTCCCGAAACCGTAACGTACAATATGTTGTTCGTGCGGACGGATATTTTGGAAGAGCTCGGGCTCGCGCCGCCGAATACGTGGGAAGACGTGCTCGCCATGCTGCCGACGCTGCAGGAGAACGCCATGACCTTCATGTTTCCGAAGCTGTCGACGCTGGATCAAGGCGCGATGACGTTCATGTCCCGAAAGCCCGACTTTATTACGCCGTATTATCAGCACGGCGCGGATTTTTACGCGGCCGACGGGCTGCGGCCGACGTTGAACAGCGAGGAAGGGTATGCGGCGTTCAAGCAATGGACGGATTGGTTCGCGAAATACGACTTGCCGAGAGACGTGCCGGAGTTTTTCAACCACTTCCGCTTCGGCAGCATCCCGGTAGGCGTGGGGGATATCTCGATGTATATCCAACTGACGGTCGCCGCGCCCGAATTGGCGGGCCAGTGGAAGATGCTCCCGATTCCGGGCATCGAGTCGCCCGACGGCACGATCGCCCGTTGGACGTCGCAAGGCCTTGCCTCCGCCATGATCTTAAGCGCCGGCGAACGGAAAGAGGAGGCGTGGAAGTTTCTGGAGTGGTGGACGTCGGACGACGTCCAATCCCGCTACGCGAACGACATCGAATCGCTCGCCGGCGTCGAGTATCGCTGGCATTCGGCCAACCTGAACGCCATGCGCTCGGTTCCTTGGACGGAGGAAGAGCTGCTCGCGATTACCGAACAGTGGAGATGGGCGAAAAACATGCCGTTCGTCCCCGGGTACTATATGCTTCCGAGGGAGATGGATTTCGCTTGGAACCGGACGCTGCTGGAGGGCGACCCGCCGAGAGAAGCGCTGGAGGAAGCGCAGATGTCCTTGATGCGGGAGATGCGCCGCAAGCAGGTCGAATTCGGGATCGAACCGGGCGACGGATGGAAGATCGAAACCTACGACGAGCCGTACGGAAAGGAGTAA
- a CDS encoding carbohydrate ABC transporter permease: MEPTRLSPAAASVRPASRKPGPPAFARRIVTFAKQCWRDRLSYLFLAPFLILFSVFIVVPVLMAIFLSMTTFNGIGFPRFVGISHFIAMLTQDFVFMKHTLPNTLKFAVIVGPGGYALAFFFAWLIHQLPRAIRDFFTLALYAPSMAVGVGLSVIWVSTFSGDRVGYLNNILLRFGMIESPVLWLQDPKTLMWVVIIITLWTSMGIGFLAMLGGLQTVNTELYEAGRIDGIKNSLQEVYYITIPSMKPQMLFGAVMSIVNTLKAGEVTTLLTGVVVTPNYAGHLINNHIEDYAFLRYEWGYASALSVLLLLMGYGLMRLSYRLFRTKEDE; this comes from the coding sequence ATGGAACCTACACGACTCTCCCCGGCGGCCGCTTCCGTGCGGCCGGCTTCCCGGAAGCCGGGACCGCCCGCATTCGCGCGGCGGATCGTCACGTTCGCTAAACAATGTTGGCGGGATCGGTTATCCTATTTGTTTTTGGCGCCGTTCCTGATTCTCTTCTCCGTCTTTATCGTCGTCCCGGTGCTCATGGCGATCTTTCTGAGCATGACCACGTTCAACGGGATCGGATTCCCGAGATTCGTCGGCATCAGCCATTTCATCGCCATGCTGACGCAGGATTTCGTGTTTATGAAGCACACGCTGCCCAATACGTTGAAATTCGCGGTCATCGTCGGACCGGGCGGCTATGCGTTGGCATTCTTCTTCGCATGGTTGATTCACCAGCTGCCCAGAGCGATTCGGGATTTCTTCACGTTAGCGTTGTACGCGCCTTCGATGGCCGTCGGGGTCGGGTTATCCGTCATTTGGGTTTCGACGTTCAGCGGCGACCGCGTCGGGTACTTGAACAATATTTTATTGCGCTTCGGAATGATCGAATCGCCGGTGCTTTGGCTGCAGGATCCGAAGACGCTCATGTGGGTCGTCATCATCATTACCTTATGGACGAGTATGGGCATCGGGTTCCTGGCCATGCTGGGCGGATTGCAGACCGTGAACACGGAATTGTACGAAGCGGGCAGAATCGACGGCATCAAGAACAGCTTGCAGGAAGTGTACTACATTACGATTCCGTCCATGAAGCCGCAGATGCTGTTCGGGGCGGTCATGTCGATCGTGAATACGCTGAAGGCGGGCGAAGTCACTACGCTGCTGACCGGCGTCGTCGTCACCCCGAATTACGCGGGTCATCTCATTAACAACCATATCGAAGATTACGCGTTCCTTCGATACGAATGGGGATACGCTTCCGCACTGTCCGTCCTGCTGCTGTTGATGGGGTATGGACTGATGCGACTCAGTTACAGGCTGTTCCGAACGAAGGAGGATGAATAA
- a CDS encoding carbohydrate ABC transporter permease gives MRSLRKVTFSQWLLLVVLTAIGLFMFIPIVFLFNNAFKPLNELYLFPPPIFVRQPTMQNFDHLFLQAAAGAVPFTRYLFNSVVVAVATLAAVVLVSTMAGYVLSKHRFHFKSVIMATVMISLMFVPEMVLIPRYLVVSGLGLKDTYWAHILPFVASPVAVFLMKQFIDQIPDALLEAAKLDGATDMYMFTRIVIPLTAPAVATICIITFQLVFMDVTTSTYYTTKDTLKTMAFYMTSFTINIPGVAAASVGAAIGLLMFLPNLLLFLLFQRKMIQTMLHSGVK, from the coding sequence ATGCGCTCCCTTCGGAAAGTAACCTTTTCCCAATGGCTGCTGCTCGTCGTTCTGACCGCGATCGGCTTGTTTATGTTCATCCCGATCGTCTTCCTATTTAATAACGCGTTCAAGCCGTTGAACGAGCTGTACTTATTTCCGCCGCCGATCTTCGTTCGGCAGCCGACCATGCAAAATTTCGACCATCTGTTTTTGCAGGCCGCCGCCGGCGCGGTCCCGTTCACCCGATACTTATTCAACAGCGTCGTCGTGGCGGTCGCAACGCTCGCGGCCGTCGTTCTGGTCAGCACGATGGCCGGGTACGTCTTGTCGAAGCACCGGTTCCACTTCAAGTCCGTCATTATGGCGACGGTCATGATTTCGCTCATGTTCGTTCCTGAGATGGTGCTCATTCCCCGGTACCTGGTCGTCAGCGGATTAGGGCTTAAAGACACGTACTGGGCGCATATTTTGCCCTTCGTCGCTTCGCCGGTCGCCGTGTTTCTGATGAAGCAATTCATCGATCAAATTCCGGACGCCTTGTTGGAAGCGGCCAAGCTCGACGGCGCGACGGATATGTACATGTTTACTAGAATCGTAATCCCGTTGACGGCGCCGGCCGTCGCTACGATCTGCATCATTACGTTCCAACTCGTATTTATGGACGTAACGACGTCGACGTATTACACGACGAAGGATACGCTCAAGACGATGGCCTTCTACATGACCTCCTTCACGATCAACATTCCCGGCGTCGCGGCGGCCAGCGTCGGCGCGGCCATCGGCCTGCTGATGTTTCTCCCGAACCTGCTGTTGTTCCTGTTGTTCCAGCGGAAGATGATCCAGACGATGCTTCATTCGGGCGTGAAATAA